In uncultured Bacteroides sp., the sequence TATTAAAAGTCGATAAATTTTGAATTGGAAATGATATGAAAAAAGTGTATTCGCTTTTAAAGAATCTTTTATGTAGAGACTATTATTTTATATTTTCAATATGGGTTATTGCTACATTTGTATGTGGCATCCTAAAATATAACAAAAACTCATACAATAATTACCTTATTTTTAAGAATGTTTTTTGGCATGCAATTTATCAGCTACCCTTGTATAATCCTTATCCTCAGGAATATTCTGATATTACTCACTATGGCGTATTTTTTAGTTCCGTGATTTTCCCTTTCTCCATCCTTCCTAATGTTTCTGGATTAATATTATGGTTATTGGCTAATGCCTGTTTTCTGTATTATGCTATACGGAAACTACCTCTAAAGATTAACCAGCATCTTTTTATTTACCTTTTTTGCGTATCAGAACTATTTACATCTCTCACTTCACAGCAGTTTAACATTGCAATTGCCGGTATTATTATATTAACTTATCATTTTGTAGAGAAAAAGAAAGACTTCTGGGCTGCTTTCTTTATAATGCTTGGCACTTTTACTAAAATATATGGGATTGTGGGATTAGCCTTTTTCCCATTTTCGAGAGATAAAAAGAGATTTATATTCTCTTGCGTATTTTGGTCACTATTCATATTTCTATTTCCAATGCTCTATACTTCACCAAGCTATGTATGGACACAATATCATTCCTGGATAATAGATATTATAGGGAAAAATAGTCAGAACCTTTTTGCTTATTATCAAAACATATCCTTTCTGGGATTTGTGCGGAAAGTAAGTGGAAGTAGTAACTACTCAGACTTATGGCTTATTTTTCCTTGTATTGTGCTTTTCTGTTTGCCATATTTGCGAATCAAGCAGTATAGTTCACTGAGCTTCAGGATGCTAATACTAGCGTCAACATTACTTTTTGTTGTATTATTTAGCACCTCAAGTGAATCTTGTTCATACATTATAGCTCTTATTGGAGTTGCAATCTGGTATATTAAGACACCTTCTCAGAGTCGTTCTTTGAATCTTTTTCTCCTTATTTTTGCTTTTCTTCTTACGGGGCTGTCTAGTACCGATTTATTTCCTTCTTATTTGCGAAAACAATATGTATTTCCTTTTGCCCTCAAATCTTTGCCTTGCATGCTTGTCTGGCTTAAAATATGCTATGAATTATGTTTTTTGGATTTTTGCTTGAAAGAAGACTCTTCTAAATCAAATGAATTGTTTGGTTTGGCCCCCAATCGTAACAATAAGATTGACATTATTCTGCCCTGTTATAATCCACGGGCTAACTGGCAAGATATTATCCATGATAAAATGGGGCAAGTAAATAAGATGTTTCCTGATAAAAATTTTCATCTTATTGTTGTAAATGATGGGTCTACAATAAACATGAACCATACTGAAATTGAAAGATTTGTAAAATTGATGCCTGAAGCAACATTTATCAGTTATACTGAAAATAAAGGAAAAGGGTATGCTCTTAGAGAAGGAATAAAAACTTCGCAATCGTCAATGACTATATATACGGACTGGGATTTCCCTTACGATGAAGAGAGCCTTCGAGCTGTGGTTTATCGTTTGGAAGAAGGATATGATGTTGTTATTGCCGCTCGTAATAATAGCTATTTCCACCATGCAGACTTAAATGCCTTCCGTAGTCTTATGTCTATCTCTTCACGAGTATTAAATCAGATGGTTTTAGGACTAAAATTTTGTGATGCACAAGGAGGACTAAAAGGCATGAGTAATAAAGGAAAAGGAATATTCATGAAAACAAAAATAGATCAATTTCTTTTTGACACTGAATTTGTTTACATGGCGTCCAGAGAACGTGATCTTCATATTTGTGAGGTCAGAGCGAATATACGTGAGGGTGTACAACTTTCTTTTATGGGATTAAGTATTTTAAGAACTGAACTAACTAATTTTGTTCGGATCATTAATAGATAATGAAAAATGATAGCATTAAGTTTTGATATAGAAGAGTTTGACCTACCTGCAGAACATGGCAAACAGATTTCATTTGATGAGCAAATAAGAATTTCCACGGATGGACTATTAAAGATTCTTGATTTACTTAAAAAGTGGCAAATTAAAGCTACTTTTTTCAGTACGATAGCTTTTGCCCAATCATCTTCTGGCATTATTGAAAGAATTGTGTCTGAAGGACATGAATTGGCTTCACATGGTTGTAGTCATTCTGAATTCTCAGTCGAAGATCTCAAAGTTTCAAAGGATATCTTAGAGAAAATGAGTGGAACTTCCATTTATGGTTTTCGTATGCCTAGGATGATGCCAATTGATGAGAAAGAATTGTTCTTAGCAGGATACATCTATAATTCGTCTCTTAACCCTACTTTGATTCCAGGCAGATATAATAATCTTAATCGTCCACGGAACATTCATAAGGAGGAGGGAGTATGGCAAGTACCAGCTTCAGTTGCTTATCCGTTTCGTATCCCGCTGTTTTGGATTTCTTTGCACCAGTTCCCTTTATTTGCCTATAAATTATTGTGCAATAGCGCTCTTAATAAAGATGGCTACCTTAATATATATTTCCATCCATGGGAATATTACAATCATTTGGAGCGAGAAGAGCTGGGAGTCCCTGGATTTATTTGCAAAAACTCAGGTGATAAACTAGTTCAACGGCTTGATTCTATTATTGATTATTATCTCAATAAGGACGTTTCGTTCATAACAATTAGTGAATTGTTGCAAAAGAAAGTTGATTTAACTTGATCTGTATATGTCTATAAGTATATCAATAACTAAAATTTACACTATGGCATATCCAAATCCTTGGAACAAACCGTAAGACCTGTAGTTTAGGTTTCGGGTAATAGAAAAAGCATAAACTTCCTATACCGATATTTATCTTCGGGTAAAGATGCAATAGAAACATATCGTGCCCGTTTCCTGATTGAGTTAAATTTTAGGAACGCCAAGCAGTATACCGGATTGAGCCATTGTCAGGCAAGAAATCTATCCAAGCTTAAGTTTAATAACAACTGTGAATGTGGCAAAGCCCAAGACTATTTTATTAACGGATTGTTGAAAATCATTAAATGGGAAACCAAAGAATGGAGATAATTTCCTGCCGGCTTTGGCAGGAAATTATGATTCCTGACTAAAAACCTATTTTAAATATTTTGCAAGCATTTTATCCAGTCCTGCCCACACTTCATCTACCGTAATTAAATTGAATCGGTCAAGATAAGTCATATTGCGTTGCTCTTCTTGTAGATTATTATCATCAGGACTAATACCAGCATAACGTTCTCCTTCATTGGGCAGCCAAATAGATTTCAAAATATTGGGAGGGTAAATGGCATAAGAAGGGATCTCCAATGCCTGAGCAATATGTCTTGGACCGCCCTCATTACCAAAAAAAAAGTCGCAGTTTACGATCAATGCACATAAATCTCTTAATGAGCCGGCTTTTATATTTGTAAACACATTCTTGTCATTACCCATTTCACGGTGAATGTTCACGGCAAATTCTTCTTCATTGCCAGCAAAGTTAAAGATTATCTGTGTATCGTATTTATCTATCATCCTGCGAAGCACCTCTTTCATCCGTTCTTTATCCCACACTTTATGAGCTAATCTGGCCGTTACCGTAGCTATTACTACAGGTTTGGTAAAATCAATTCCCTGTTTTTGCATATAGAACCTACAATCAACTTTCTCATGCTCGGAAACATACAATTTAAAATCAGGGCAATAATAAATTTCAGATTCTTTCTCTAAAGGCTTTAACAACTTTAGATTATGCTGCACCATATCAACACTCTTGTCTCTATGATTATCAATGCGGTAGTTATGAAGAAAGAAATTATATCCCTTCTTTGAACCAATTCTGTAAGGAGTAGATAAAGAAAAAAGAGAAAACAAGAGTGTTTTAACAGTACTCCGAGTATCTATAATCACATCATACTTTGTAGTGCTGACTAATTTATGAACCTTAGAAATATATTTCCAGGAGTTATTATTTTCTTCATTATTGAATGTAATCACATTATCAATATCGGGATGATTCTCATATAAAGAAGCCATATTTTCATTCACCACATAATCTATCCGGGCATTGGGAAAAGATTTCCTCAGGCTAGTACAAATTGCAATTGAGAGCACAGAGTCTCCTACCCTTCTGAAACGTATGACCAAAATCTTATTTATTCTCATGATAGTACTAATTCAAAAATATAATAATGCGTGATGTTATCTGGGAACAAAGTTAGTTTTTTTTTCGAAGAGAAGAACAACGTACTCCGTAATAATATAATCATCATTATAGCTGGTTTATCCAGATTTAGAGGAGTCACACAAAGTAACTATTCATTTTTTGCAATACGTATGATGTTAAAAACACCTGTTGTAACAATTATTTTCCTTATATTTGCACTAAACTAAATAACTAATCTTTCGATGAAACAACTGGTCAATGTACTTGTCCCTATATATCAAAACAGATTATCTGAAAATGACTTAATTTCTTTCCGGCGATGTTATGAAATGAACAGAAAATACGATATTACAATTATTAAACCTAAAGGGCTTGATTTATCGTCTATATACAATGAGTCTGAAGGAGTTAAAGAGCAAGAGTTTGAGCCTTATTTCTTTGATGGCATTGAAGGCTACAACAAGCTAATGTTATCACCTGATTTTTACCAACGTTTTTTAGATTATGAGTACATCTTAATCTGCCAGTTAGATACATTTCTCTTTTATGACTCATTAGAAGAGTGGTGTAATAAGAATTATGATTATGTCGGCGCTCCATGGATACTTAGACCTGTCTACCAAAGATTTCCTATTAATATATTCTGCAAGATAAAGAAAATTTATTGCGAACTATTATCCCTTCCAAATAGGCAAAAAATCTACTTCAAAGTTGGGAATGGTGGACTTTCTCTTCGACGCACAGCGTCTTTTTATCATATCGCTAAACACGATAGAAAGACTATTGAATATTATTTATCAATGAAAAACAAAGCTCATTGCTATAATGAGGATGTATACTGGGCTATCGAATCAAAGAGAATTCTTCCCAATTTCTCAATTCCAGACTATAAAGAAGCATTAATGTTCGCGTTTGACAAGTACCCTGCATTGTGCTATAAAATGAACGGAAACAAACTACCTTATGGCTGTCATTCATGGACTAAAAAGAAAATGAATAAATTCTGGGGACCAATAATAAAATCCATAATTGGAAAGAAATAGACATCCGTTTTACCTTTAATAAAAGGTAAAACGGATGTCTATTTAAAGATATTAAAACGATCCTCAATAGCATTCCTTTTCTCAAAAAGAAACGCTATTGAATTTCTTAGCATTGGCCAACAATACCTAAATAAATTCTTTTTCTTTTCATTATCAATCACCCTAATTATAGGATAATATTTCACACGAAGCTTATTCTTATTGACATATACATTTAATAATCTCTCACTCATATATCCCCAGATACGACCTTGTACAGAATCATATGCAGAAATATCAATCCGCTTTTCTAATTCTTGTAATATACTAAAAAGCCAAGTGCAATAATCATCAAATATATGCTTATTCGTTATAAACATATTATAGCGAAATAGTTTATTATTATCATTCATTACTTTATTAAAAGCAGGAATATAATCAGGAGTTAGTTCTTTAATTACTATTTCCAGAGTTCTTAAGTCATCACCGATATGTCTCTTCCTATAATCGTGAGATAAGTTATAACGATATATCCTAGGCTTCGTTAGTATTATATCATAGTTTTTAAGAATATTAGGGACACCTGAGGCAGAAACATTGATATTTTTAAACTCCTCAGAGTTTACTAGCGAATAATCTCTAATATTAAAACGACCTGCCTGAAAATCAAAATATCTTCTATAATGGCAAAGACCAATATAATCTGTGTCAACAAGATTTTTCCACGCCCAATAAATACCAGTTAGCTCGCAATAGCTCTTATTCTTCGAGCTTATATTATCTCCTGTATCATCTCCTTGTATTCCCAAGTCTAAATCACTTACAGCTTTCCCCACATGAATGGGCATATACGTATCGTTACAAAGAAAAGCATCCTTCTTATGCACGCAAACCAATATTTTCAATTTATTTCCAGCCATAATTAATCTATTATTTCAGTATTCAAAAAGATAAAAAAGTTTTCAAGTATTTAATAGGTTATTACATCTTAATCTACAGATTCTGATATAAAACATTATATACAATCTGATCCATATTAAAGTATTTGTATTCAGCTAAACGTCCACCAAAAAGGACATTTTCCTCTTTTGATGACAAGCTTCTATATTGTTGCGCAAGCCACTCATTAGCTTTATCGTTTACCGGGTAATATGGTTCTGAATTACAATCTGCCTCTAAAGAAAATTCCTTAGTTATTACTGTTTTATCTTGGGTACCAAATTCAAAATGCTTATGCTCTATGATTCGAGTATATGAGACTTCTAGATCTGTATAATTAACAACTGCATTGCCTTGATAATTAGGCATATCTAATATTTCACTTTCAAAACGAAGACTTCGATATTCTAATTTTCCGAGCTTATAATTATAAAACTCGTCAATCTTTCCAGTATAAACTATTTTATTTGCAAGTGATTCAAAATAATCTCTATTTTTGAAAAAATCCGTATCACATTTTACATCAATGCCATTTAAAAAACAATCAAATAACTGATTATAGCCCCCTATTGGAATACCCTGATATTTGTCATCAAAATAATTATTATCAAAAATAAACCTTACAGGCAAACGCTTTATTATAAAAGCGGGCAGCTCTGAGGGTTTTCTCCCCCACTGTTTTTCTGTATATCCTTTGATCAATATTTCGTAGATATCATGCCCTACCAAAGATATAGCTTGCTCTTCCAGATTCTCAGGAATAGTAATGCCCGATTCTTTTCGCTGATTCTCAATTACAAATTTCGCTTCATCAGGAGTTTTTACCCCCCATAACTGATAGAAGGTATTCATATTAAAAGGTAAATTATATATTTTACCTTTATAATTAGCTATAGGCGAATTTGTGTATCTATTAAACTCTACAAAAGAGTTCATAAAATCCCAAACTTCTTTGTTAGACGTATGAAAAATATGAGCACCATATTTATGAACGTTTATACCTTCTATGTTCTCACAATAAAGGTTCCCTCCAACATGAGATCTCTTGTCTATCACCAAGACTTTTTTCCCTGCCTGCTTAAGCCTGTATGCAAGAACAGCACCATACAAGCCTGCACCAACTACTAAATAATCATATTTACTCATGCAACAAAATGTATTTATTCAGGATCGTTCGTCTTCTTTCCAATTAAAAGAGTCTTCTTCTTCTCTTTTTAAAGCTGAGATTATTATCTGATTCGTACTATCAATAATCTCCTTCTTAATACTTGTAGTACTTATTCCTTGAGTATAAGGGAAGTATTCCACTCGCTTTCCTGGTTGAGATTTCATCCATTCAAGCCCTTCCAAATACTTTCCTTCCCAATCATCACCAATAGTTACAATGTCAATATCAAATTCCTTGAGTTGGGCTATGTCCGTTAACTTAGTTTGCTTTACAGCCTTGGTTACACTTTTTAATGAAGATACTATTCTTATTCTCTGTTCAAAGGGAATAATCGGTTTCATACCCTTATACATTTCAATCAGCTCATCGGTACTTACACCCACAATCAGTTCATCACCAAGAGCTGCAGATTTCTCTAAGATATTTAAATGGCCTACATGAAAAAGGTCAAAACTACCGGAAGTAAAGACTCTTACTTTTTTACTATTCATTATAGTATTTATTATTTTTCTTCAATAGTTTTTATTCTTGCAACAAGATTATCTATATCTTCTTTAGACTGCAAGCCCAAATGCGACACCCTAAAAAAATTGGGGGTAGAGCCTGGCATTATATAAATATTTTCCTTTAACAGCTCATTGAATAAAATATCTCCATTTCTCTTAACAAAGAAACCTGTAATACAATTTGACGGAGTTTCTGCCGGTATAATCCAGTTATGTTCTTTACACTGGGCTCTAAAATACAAAGCTCTTTGCTTTACATTCTCAATAATAGAATCCACCCCAATGACTGAGTTCCTTTTTAAGCGTTCGTACAACTGCAAAAAGAGTGTTGTTGCAGGACTGTAAGGAGTTTGCCCTCTTTCCAGATTTTTCAGATTCTCTTTAAAATCAAAGTAATAACCAATATGATTGAAATCTTCAGATAAAGCTTTTTCAGAAAGAAAAATAAAGGAAAGTCCGGGAGGAATATTCAATCCTTTCTGACTACTTGTAATGCACATTCCAATATTTAACTGATCCATATCCAGAGGGTCAGATAAGAAAGAACTGATTGCATCCACCACCAGAAAAACGCCATACTTTTTGCATATTTCTGCAATCCGGGGTAAATCAAAAAGCTCACCTGTAGACGTTTCATGATGCTGGCACAAAAAAACATCAGGATGAGTGTTCTTTATTTGTTCCTCCATCTCGGTATAATCCGGATCTTTAGCAAATGGAACCTCAAAAAGATGATATGGGCAATGATAATACTCACACAGACTTTTCCATCTATAGCCGAAAGAGCCTCCTGCAAGGATAAATGAATTTCTTTTTAGTGTCACCAAATTAGATACGACTGCATCCATTGCACCAGTTCCTGATCCTGTATAAAATATAACTCTCCCATTCTTGCAGTGAATCTGATCCAAAAGAAGTTGTTCAGACCCTTTCACTATTCCTGAAAAGAAGGATGTACGCATGTACGGAATTTGTTCTGCAGCTATCTGAAGAATATCTTCTTCAATATTACCTGGGAAAACATAAGATTTCATCTCGTAGAATTTAGTTTATTTTATACTGCCAAACACTTTTATGCTGGTGTATTTTCTCCATATATTTAGTTTGCGTCTTTCAGGCACGCCATTCCTATTTATATAATCCTTGACGGCCTCGAGCATTCGATAGCACACTAGTCCGTCTAAATGAGGATCATAATTTTCTATTATCCAATGCCTTTTATCAATGGTGGACTTATCATATTGTACTTTCTCAAAAGCATCAGACAGCAATGCGGTATCTTGAATATCATACCAATAAATATCTTTCGCAATTGTTCTGAAAGTAATTACAGGTTTATTTAATAGCAGGAACTCATACACGGTAGAAGATGTATCACTAATCATCACATCTGCCATCAATTGATATTTTGTAACATTGAAATCTTCAATCCAGATTATATTCTCGTTCTGAGCTGCAAATTCTTTATATTCATCTATCCATTCCTGCTTTGTAAGAGGATGAAATTTAAGCAACAACAAAATATCTTTTTCACGAACCAACTCTAAAAGTGCTTCTTTAAGAAAAGGTAGTGAGGTCAATGAAGGAG encodes:
- the glf gene encoding UDP-galactopyranose mutase, giving the protein MSKYDYLVVGAGLYGAVLAYRLKQAGKKVLVIDKRSHVGGNLYCENIEGINVHKYGAHIFHTSNKEVWDFMNSFVEFNRYTNSPIANYKGKIYNLPFNMNTFYQLWGVKTPDEAKFVIENQRKESGITIPENLEEQAISLVGHDIYEILIKGYTEKQWGRKPSELPAFIIKRLPVRFIFDNNYFDDKYQGIPIGGYNQLFDCFLNGIDVKCDTDFFKNRDYFESLANKIVYTGKIDEFYNYKLGKLEYRSLRFESEILDMPNYQGNAVVNYTDLEVSYTRIIEHKHFEFGTQDKTVITKEFSLEADCNSEPYYPVNDKANEWLAQQYRSLSSKEENVLFGGRLAEYKYFNMDQIVYNVLYQNL
- a CDS encoding CDP-glycerol glycerophosphotransferase family protein, with amino-acid sequence MRIVLFCENKYAIDILLPLQEYSEKEGCNNVLWYIHQKKIPSFPLKDKVKWTNSIQEIYDFSPDAIFVPGNIVPYYLPGVKIQVFHGYAAEKKDHWIIRRYFDTYFTQGPYFTKNFLNLAAKYKDFEVVETGWTKQDWILANLHTFDKEKEALLNRHKKEKMVLYAPTFSPSLTSLPFLKEALLELVREKDILLLLKFHPLTKQEWIDEYKEFAAQNENIIWIEDFNVTKYQLMADVMISDTSSTVYEFLLLNKPVITFRTIAKDIYWYDIQDTALLSDAFEKVQYDKSTIDKRHWIIENYDPHLDGLVCYRMLEAVKDYINRNGVPERRKLNIWRKYTSIKVFGSIK
- a CDS encoding glycosyltransferase family 9 protein, whose protein sequence is MRINKILVIRFRRVGDSVLSIAICTSLRKSFPNARIDYVVNENMASLYENHPDIDNVITFNNEENNNSWKYISKVHKLVSTTKYDVIIDTRSTVKTLLFSLFSLSTPYRIGSKKGYNFFLHNYRIDNHRDKSVDMVQHNLKLLKPLEKESEIYYCPDFKLYVSEHEKVDCRFYMQKQGIDFTKPVVIATVTARLAHKVWDKERMKEVLRRMIDKYDTQIIFNFAGNEEEFAVNIHREMGNDKNVFTNIKAGSLRDLCALIVNCDFFFGNEGGPRHIAQALEIPSYAIYPPNILKSIWLPNEGERYAGISPDDNNLQEEQRNMTYLDRFNLITVDEVWAGLDKMLAKYLK
- a CDS encoding DUF5672 family protein translates to MKQLVNVLVPIYQNRLSENDLISFRRCYEMNRKYDITIIKPKGLDLSSIYNESEGVKEQEFEPYFFDGIEGYNKLMLSPDFYQRFLDYEYILICQLDTFLFYDSLEEWCNKNYDYVGAPWILRPVYQRFPINIFCKIKKIYCELLSLPNRQKIYFKVGNGGLSLRRTASFYHIAKHDRKTIEYYLSMKNKAHCYNEDVYWAIESKRILPNFSIPDYKEALMFAFDKYPALCYKMNGNKLPYGCHSWTKKKMNKFWGPIIKSIIGKK
- a CDS encoding glycosyltransferase 87 family protein; translated protein: MKKVYSLLKNLLCRDYYFIFSIWVIATFVCGILKYNKNSYNNYLIFKNVFWHAIYQLPLYNPYPQEYSDITHYGVFFSSVIFPFSILPNVSGLILWLLANACFLYYAIRKLPLKINQHLFIYLFCVSELFTSLTSQQFNIAIAGIIILTYHFVEKKKDFWAAFFIMLGTFTKIYGIVGLAFFPFSRDKKRFIFSCVFWSLFIFLFPMLYTSPSYVWTQYHSWIIDIIGKNSQNLFAYYQNISFLGFVRKVSGSSNYSDLWLIFPCIVLFCLPYLRIKQYSSLSFRMLILASTLLFVVLFSTSSESCSYIIALIGVAIWYIKTPSQSRSLNLFLLIFAFLLTGLSSTDLFPSYLRKQYVFPFALKSLPCMLVWLKICYELCFLDFCLKEDSSKSNELFGLAPNRNNKIDIILPCYNPRANWQDIIHDKMGQVNKMFPDKNFHLIVVNDGSTINMNHTEIERFVKLMPEATFISYTENKGKGYALREGIKTSQSSMTIYTDWDFPYDEESLRAVVYRLEEGYDVVIAARNNSYFHHADLNAFRSLMSISSRVLNQMVLGLKFCDAQGGLKGMSNKGKGIFMKTKIDQFLFDTEFVYMASRERDLHICEVRANIREGVQLSFMGLSILRTELTNFVRIINR
- a CDS encoding polysaccharide deacetylase family protein, producing MIALSFDIEEFDLPAEHGKQISFDEQIRISTDGLLKILDLLKKWQIKATFFSTIAFAQSSSGIIERIVSEGHELASHGCSHSEFSVEDLKVSKDILEKMSGTSIYGFRMPRMMPIDEKELFLAGYIYNSSLNPTLIPGRYNNLNRPRNIHKEEGVWQVPASVAYPFRIPLFWISLHQFPLFAYKLLCNSALNKDGYLNIYFHPWEYYNHLEREELGVPGFICKNSGDKLVQRLDSIIDYYLNKDVSFITISELLQKKVDLT
- a CDS encoding adenylyltransferase/cytidyltransferase family protein, encoding MNSKKVRVFTSGSFDLFHVGHLNILEKSAALGDELIVGVSTDELIEMYKGMKPIIPFEQRIRIVSSLKSVTKAVKQTKLTDIAQLKEFDIDIVTIGDDWEGKYLEGLEWMKSQPGKRVEYFPYTQGISTTSIKKEIIDSTNQIIISALKREEEDSFNWKEDERS
- a CDS encoding DUF4422 domain-containing protein, with product MAGNKLKILVCVHKKDAFLCNDTYMPIHVGKAVSDLDLGIQGDDTGDNISSKNKSYCELTGIYWAWKNLVDTDYIGLCHYRRYFDFQAGRFNIRDYSLVNSEEFKNINVSASGVPNILKNYDIILTKPRIYRYNLSHDYRKRHIGDDLRTLEIVIKELTPDYIPAFNKVMNDNNKLFRYNMFITNKHIFDDYCTWLFSILQELEKRIDISAYDSVQGRIWGYMSERLLNVYVNKNKLRVKYYPIIRVIDNEKKKNLFRYCWPMLRNSIAFLFEKRNAIEDRFNIFK
- a CDS encoding aminotransferase class V-fold PLP-dependent enzyme codes for the protein MKSYVFPGNIEEDILQIAAEQIPYMRTSFFSGIVKGSEQLLLDQIHCKNGRVIFYTGSGTGAMDAVVSNLVTLKRNSFILAGGSFGYRWKSLCEYYHCPYHLFEVPFAKDPDYTEMEEQIKNTHPDVFLCQHHETSTGELFDLPRIAEICKKYGVFLVVDAISSFLSDPLDMDQLNIGMCITSSQKGLNIPPGLSFIFLSEKALSEDFNHIGYYFDFKENLKNLERGQTPYSPATTLFLQLYERLKRNSVIGVDSIIENVKQRALYFRAQCKEHNWIIPAETPSNCITGFFVKRNGDILFNELLKENIYIMPGSTPNFFRVSHLGLQSKEDIDNLVARIKTIEEK